The following are encoded in a window of Candidatus Kapaibacterium sp. genomic DNA:
- a CDS encoding NADH-quinone oxidoreductase subunit N → MWNDLLMGSPVYLSAALAIIIILVDAFSGKNKSLTFYFALVSLIAVGIMSAYTINMNGQPLPEGAFSNGMIAYGGVSAVFDILFVIAGILTLFASESYMRAQNVERKEFYSLILFAVCGMSTIAHANNMLILFVGIEIMSITFYIMAGFFRERFTSVEAALKYFLLGAFATGFLIYGMALIYGATGGLLDFEAIGAKMLTGNVDFLYLKIGFALLIVGLSFKVAAFPFHQWAPDVYQGAPTMATAFMSTAGKAAALAALILVTKAMLPMNFDPALISDKIIEMTDFTSDARWLIAIISALTMLVGNISAVVQKNVKRMLAYSSVAHAGYLLMGIVSNSINGWSGIVFYSMAYMFMQIGAFVVVGIIEKNDGRMDLKDYTGLSKTNPMLAAMMGIFMFSLAGIPPFGGFPGKYMLFIAAIESGFTWLTIVAVISTIISIYFYIGLIVFMYFKDSETPMTEKFGFSKATLTLVISTIFVILLGIFPTYLIDLVKGLF, encoded by the coding sequence ATGTGGAATGATTTATTAATGGGTTCGCCGGTGTATTTATCCGCCGCTTTGGCGATTATAATAATTTTGGTTGATGCTTTTTCCGGAAAGAACAAATCCTTAACCTTTTACTTCGCATTAGTATCGCTGATAGCAGTCGGCATTATGTCAGCTTATACCATCAATATGAACGGACAGCCGCTTCCCGAAGGTGCATTCTCGAACGGAATGATAGCCTACGGAGGAGTTTCGGCAGTTTTTGATATATTATTTGTAATAGCCGGGATATTGACTTTATTCGCCTCGGAATCTTATATGAGGGCGCAAAACGTTGAGCGAAAGGAATTCTATTCCTTGATTTTATTTGCGGTTTGCGGTATGTCCACGATTGCTCATGCAAACAATATGTTGATATTATTTGTCGGCATAGAGATAATGTCCATAACATTTTACATCATGGCTGGATTTTTCCGCGAACGTTTTACTTCAGTCGAAGCTGCTTTGAAATACTTCTTGCTCGGGGCTTTCGCTACCGGATTTTTAATTTACGGAATGGCACTGATTTATGGTGCGACCGGAGGATTGTTGGATTTTGAAGCTATCGGCGCCAAGATGTTGACCGGAAATGTAGATTTCTTATACTTGAAAATCGGCTTTGCTCTACTTATTGTTGGGCTATCTTTTAAAGTTGCAGCATTTCCATTTCATCAATGGGCACCTGATGTATATCAAGGAGCACCAACTATGGCTACGGCTTTCATGAGTACAGCCGGAAAAGCAGCCGCCTTGGCAGCTTTAATTCTGGTTACGAAAGCGATGTTGCCTATGAACTTCGACCCTGCACTTATATCTGATAAAATTATCGAAATGACTGACTTCACATCCGATGCAAGATGGTTAATAGCAATTATTTCCGCTTTAACTATGCTTGTAGGCAATATTAGTGCTGTAGTGCAGAAGAATGTTAAACGTATGTTGGCATACTCCTCAGTAGCTCATGCGGGCTATTTATTGATGGGTATAGTATCCAATTCGATAAATGGTTGGAGTGGTATAGTTTTTTATTCGATGGCTTACATGTTTATGCAAATTGGAGCTTTTGTTGTAGTCGGTATAATAGAAAAAAATGATGGTCGGATGGATTTGAAAGATTACACAGGCTTATCCAAGACTAACCCGATGCTTGCCGCAATGATGGGTATCTTCATGTTTTCATTAGCAGGAATACCGCCATTTGGAGGATTTCCCGGGAAATACATGTTATTTATTGCAGCTATCGAATCAGGTTTTACATGGCTAACGATTGTGGCTGTAATTTCGACTATTATTTCAATTTATTTCTACATCGGCTTGATTGTCTTTATGTATTTCAAAGATAGCGAAACACCAATGACTGAAAAATTCGGATTCAGCAAAGCAACTTTAACTTTAGTAATTTCGACAATATTCGTCATATTATTAGGCATCTTCCCTACTTATCTGATTGACCTTGTCAAAGGGCTTTTCTAA